The following proteins are encoded in a genomic region of Amphiura filiformis chromosome 11, Afil_fr2py, whole genome shotgun sequence:
- the LOC140164274 gene encoding galactose-3-O-sulfotransferase 2-like, producing the protein MAISLRNTVICVLIVAFILLATLQTTDIGNRSSNSRNANIEPSTSSSATSTSFSQCTHPVHKLIFIKTHKTGSSTIATTLARYADEKGLKLATPIWTHIFHETKSFSHNMVLSFGDMGHFDILTSHARYNRKEMDMVISNPKYITIIRNPVKQLESAYSYYSMAKHIGIQTDGDHELQAFLKQPRYFFDNYDYFMKVQSWNGQIFDLGLEHADHLNQTLVRRKIQQIDAEFDLVMINEYFDESLVLLRKQFCWDWEDIVYISKGVRKTTLRHKIRPELAAKIQQLNSADVQLYDHFNRTFWGRVAQYGPNFNKDVLYFKEVREEITSRCLDMNSHSNPAYDKRVENHKLKPNAPKYCKNMISGTMQYVNWMKFMYVFHRVLLPLTLVCLGCVFMLFLYRRFRRGNGDQYRLLDLDTTNLGSDKTVLPIYSKQNN; encoded by the exons ATGGCAATTAGTTTAAGGAACACAGTAATATGTGTGCTGATTGTAGCATTTATTCTGTTGGCTACATTACAAACAACGGACATTGG gaATAGATCGTCAAATAGTAGGAACGCCAACATAGAGCCATCAACTTCATCATCTGCAACATCCACCTCATTTTCACAATGTACACATCCTGTGCACAAACTGATCTTCATTAAAACACACAAGACGGGCAGTTCCACCATTGCTACAACTCTGGCGCGTTACGCGGATGAGAAAGGGCTAAAACTTGCCACGCCAATTTGGACTCATATATTCCATGAAACTAAATCATTTAGTCACAACATGGTGTTATCATTCGGTGATATGGGACACTTCGATATACTTACTAGTCATGCGCGATATAATCGAAAAGAGATGGACATGGTGATATCGAACCCGAAATATATCACGATAATCCGAAATCCGGTTAAACAATTGGAATCGGCGTATAGCTATTATTCAATGGCGAAACATATCGGGATACAAACCGACGGGGATCACGAATTACAAGCTTTTCTTAAACAACCACGATATTTTTTCGACAACTATGACTATTTTATGAAAGTGCAATCTTGGAATGGACAGATTTTTGACCTTGGATTAGAACACGCCGATCATTTAAATCAGACTCTTGTGAGAAGGAAAATCCAACAAATAGACGCAGAGTTTGATCTTGTTATGATCAACGAATATTTTGACGAATCTTTAGTACTGCTACGTAAACAGTTTTGTTGGGATTGGGAGGATATCGTGTATATATCAAAAGGCGTGAGAAAAACAACTTTACGACATAAAATCAGGCCAGAATTGGCGGCCAAAATTCAACAGTTGAACTCCGCCGATGTACAACTTTATGACCATTTCAACAGAACCTTTTGGGGGAGAGTTGCCCAATATGGACCtaattttaacaaagatgtgTTGTATTTTAAAGAAGTAAGAGAGGAAATAACGTCTAGATGCTTAGATATGAATTCTCACAGTAATCCTGCATATGATAAGCGAGTTGAAAACCACAAACTCAAACCAAACGCGCCAAAATATTGCAAGAATATGATCTCGGGAACAATGCAGTATGTTAATTGGATGAAATTTATGTATGTATTTCACCGTGTGCTTTTACCGTTGACATTGGTTTGTTTGGGGTGTGTGTTCATGTTATTTTTATACAGACGATTTAGACGCGGGAATGGCGATCAATATAGACTATTGGATTTGGACACCACAAATTTAGGTTCGGATAAGACGGTGCTAccaatatacagtaagcaaaataattaa